The Amycolatopsis umgeniensis DNA segment GGAGTGAACCTGGGTCCCCCGTAAAGGGGATCGTGGCCCTTACTCCGGCCGGGGGGTGACCCTGGAGGTCAGCCGCCCAGGAAACGGTACGCGCGCGGATGGGCGCGGAACCAGACGTTGAGCCTGCCGATCCGGCGTACGAGCGACGAACGCAACGTCGTCGGCACCAGTCCGCCGAAGCAGCGCACCGCCGCGCGAAACCGGTCGAACCGGCGCTGGTCCCTCTCTGTCCACTGTAGACCGAGACGATCGCGCAGCGCGGGCGGCAAAGTGCCGCGGAGGACGAACATCTGCCCCCGGTACTGCCACCGCTGGAGCCGCACCCAGCGTTTGTCGGGCAGCCATCGCCAGGGGTTCTTCACCGTCCGGATGGTCTCGAACAACGTCGAAATCGTCTCGTTCGGGCCGAAACCGTCGATCATGTCGGCGTAATACCGCTCGAATTCCGGCCACGTCGGCGGCAGGTCCTGCTCGCGCAGGCCGAGAAGCCGTCCGACGTCGCACATCTGCGCGTAGTACTCCTCCACTTCGGACGCTGTCATCGGGGTGCCGTAAAACCGTTGCGTGTCAACGGGAACCATCACGAGCGTGGCGTGCACCCAGGCGTAGGCGTGCGGGTTCAGCGCGCTGTATCGACGGCCGTCCGCGTCGACCCCGGTGAATTCGCGATGCAGCGCGCGCAACCGTTCCGCCTCGTAGCGCGCGCCCGCCTCGCCGCCGTAGATGTAGATGGACAGTGACGCGGCCGTGCGCATCAACCGCGTCCACGGATCCTCGATGTAGTCGGAATGGTCCCGCACCCCGGCCGCGACCACCGGATGGGCGACCTGCAGCACCAGCACCTGCCCCGCCATCAGCCCGGCCCGGAAGTCGCCGAAGTACCTCCACGCCGCCGTCCCCTTGACGATCGGCGGACCGTTCATGACGCGCCGCGGACGAGCATCATCAACGACTCCGCCACTCCGACGCCGTCGTCACCCGTGGCGAGCCTGCGCAATTGCAGCCCGGCGATCAGTGCCACCACCGGACCGGTCAGTCGTTCCGGTGACGGGACGCCCAGCGTTCGCAAGATCACCAGCGCGAGTTCGTCGTAGGCGGCGAAACACCGCGCCGCCGCGTCCTGGAGTTCGGGGTCGCGCGCGGCCTGCAGGTACAGCTCGTGCGCACCGAGTTCGTCGGTGCCGA contains these protein-coding regions:
- a CDS encoding oxygenase MpaB family protein, which translates into the protein MNGPPIVKGTAAWRYFGDFRAGLMAGQVLVLQVAHPVVAAGVRDHSDYIEDPWTRLMRTAASLSIYIYGGEAGARYEAERLRALHREFTGVDADGRRYSALNPHAYAWVHATLVMVPVDTQRFYGTPMTASEVEEYYAQMCDVGRLLGLREQDLPPTWPEFERYYADMIDGFGPNETISTLFETIRTVKNPWRWLPDKRWVRLQRWQYRGQMFVLRGTLPPALRDRLGLQWTERDQRRFDRFRAAVRCFGGLVPTTLRSSLVRRIGRLNVWFRAHPRAYRFLGG